A single genomic interval of Juglans regia cultivar Chandler chromosome 1, Walnut 2.0, whole genome shotgun sequence harbors:
- the LOC108988021 gene encoding alpha/beta hydrolase domain-containing protein 17B-like gives MGGVTSSIAAKFAFFPPTPPSYTLIADDTRGGQLYIPEVPRRDNVNVDVLKLRNRKGNDIVAIHVKNHKASATLLYSHGNAADLGQMFELFVELSIRLRVNLMGYDYSGYGQSTGKPSECNTYADIAAAYTCLKERYGVKDEQLILYGQSVGSGPTVDLASRISNLRGVVLHSPILSGLRVLYPVKRTYWFDIFKNIDKIGMVNCPVLVIHGTADEVVDWSHGKQLWELSKEKYEPLWLSGGGHSNLELYPEFIRHLKKFVQAIGKSKSSTNSSKKTAAESDTQSKPSETGTSDKFELGSDLPEVSRNSLDSRLEKSRKSTKPEKSRMSTDRVDRFRRRKGLVW, from the exons ATGGGCGGAGTCACGTCGTCAATCGCCGCGAAGTTCGCCTTCTTCCCGCCGACCCCGCCGTCATACACCCTGATAGCGGACGACACGCGCGGCGGCCAATTGTATATTCCGGAGGTCCCGAGGAGGGACAACGTTAACGTCGACGTCCTCAAGCTCCGGAACCGTAAAGGCAACGATATCGTGGCCATCCACGTGAAGAACCACAAGGCATCGGCGACTCTGCTCTACTCCCACGGGAATGCCGCCGATTTGGGACAGATGTTCGAGCTCTTTGTCGAACTCAGCATTCGGCTTCGCGTCAATCTAATGGG GTATGATTATTCTGGCTATGGACAATCAACTGGAAAG CCATCTGAATGTAATACATATGCCGACATTGCTGCAGCATATACATGCCTCAAGGAGCGGTACGGTGTTAAAGACGAGCAATTAATTTTGTATGGTCAGTCCGTAGGTAGTGGCCCCACTGTTGATCTTGCTTCAAGAATATCAAACTTGAGGGGAGTCGTTTTACATAGCCCAATATTGTCTGGCCTCAGAGTATTGTACCCTGTCAAACGAACATACTGGTTTGATATCTTTAAG AATATTGACAAAATTGGTATGGTGAACTGTCCTGTTCTTGTCATACAT GGGACTGCGGATGAAGTTGTGGATTGGTCCCACGGGAAGCAGCTTTGGGAGCTTTCCAAGGAGAAGTACGAACCATTGTGGTTAAGTGGAGGTGGACACAGCAACCTTGAGCTTTACCCAGAATTCATTAGACATCTGAAGAAATTTGTACAGGCAATTGGCAAATCGAAATCAAGCACAAACAGTTCTAAAAAAACTGCAGCAGAATCTGATACTCAGAGCAAACCATCTGAAACTGGAACTTCAGATAAATTTGAGTTGGGTTCGGATCTCCCGGAAGTTTCAAGGAACAGTTTAGATAGTCGACTGGAGAAGTCTAGGAAGTCGACGAAGCCTGAAAAGTCTCGCATGAGCACTGACCGCGTAGACAGGTTTAGGAGAAGAAAGGGCTTAGTCTGGTGA
- the LOC118348977 gene encoding PR5-like receptor kinase, with amino-acid sequence MRSSRQSSAYFFMLALFILISIRTTFCAENQKLYAANCKKPFLFRCVSTRTLYPRKLASENPVPDLPPIPNIQYYAPTPEPTFSDDEPRGYYYPSKHKRAMWQLILGIGMAAILILSLVIICSVKRGYHAILWGKKDAMNDRNSAEEMIKNYGSIAPKRYTYSEVRKLTNSFRDKVGQGGFGVVYKGKLPDSDGRIVAVKVLSEAKGNGEEFINEVASISRTSHVNIVNLLGFCYERNKRALIYEFVSNGSLDKFIYDEGTSVTNCHLDSRTMFQIAVGVARGLEYLHRGCRTRILHFDIKPHNILLDEDLCPKISDFGLAKLCKTKESIVSMTGMRGTTGFIAPEVFSRNFGAVSHKSDVYSYGMLILEMVGGRKNFQSGASHTSQIYFPHWIYNKMQQEESLVNTFGDITDVEEDTIKKMIIVSVWCIQTNPSDRPSMAKVIEMLEGTLLSLQFPPKPFLDSPTRSP; translated from the exons ATGCGTTCGAGCAGACAATCATCTGCTTATTTCTTCATGTTAGCATTGTTCATCTTGATTTCCATACGCACTACTTTCTGTGCTGAAAACCAGAAATTATATGCAGCAAACTGCAAGAAGCCCTTTCTCTTCCGTTGCGTCAGTACCCGTACTCTTTATCCACGAAAGTTGGCATCAGAAAATCCAG TCCCAGACTTGCCACCCATTCCCAATATACAATACTACGCGCCAACACCAGAGCCCACCTTTTCAGATGACGAACCGAGAG GGTATTATTATCCTTCAAAGCACAAGCGGGCCATGTGGCAGCTTATACTTGGCATTG GCATGGCTGCGATTTTAATTCTCTCTTTGGTAATAATCTGCAGCGTTAAAAGAGGATACCATGCAATTCTCTGGGGGAAAAAGGATGCAATGAATGATCGGAATAGTGCCGAGGAAATGATAAAGAATTATGGATCAATAGCCCCGAAGCGTTACACCTATTCAGAAGTGAGGAAACTGACCAATTCCTTTAGAGATAAAGTAGGACAAGGTGGATTTGGAGTTGTATACAAAGGGAAGCTTCCTGATAGTGATGGACGTATCGTTGCTGTGAAGGTCCTCAGCGAGGCCAAAGGTAATGGAGAGGAATTTATTAACGAAGTGGCCAGCATTAGCAGAACTTCGCATGTTAATATAGTCAATCTTTTGGGGTTCTGCTATGAGAGGAATAAAAGAGCTCTAATATATGAATTTGTTTCTAATGGATCTCTTGATAAGTTCATATATGACGAGGGAACTTCAGTCACAAATTGTCATTTGGACAGCCGAACGATGTTCCAAATTGCAGTTGGCGTTGCTCGAGGACTAGAGTACTTGCACCGAGGTTGCCGGACAAGGATTCTACATTTTGACATAAAACCTCATAATATACTTTTGGATGAAGATTTGTGTCCCAAAATCTCTGATTTTGGCCTTGCTAAACtatgcaaaacaaaagagagtATTGTGTCAATGACAGGCATGAGAGGAACTACAGGATTTATTGCACCGGAAGTTTTCAGTCGGAACTTTGGTGCAGTCTCTCACAAATCAGACGTTTATAGCTATGGAATGTTGATTCTCGAGATggttggaggaagaaaaaattttcaatctgGAGCATCTCATACCAGCCAAATATACTTTCCCCACTGGATATATAACAAGATGCAACAAGAAGAAAGTCTTGTTAATACTTTTGGGGATATAACAGATGTGGAAGAAGACACGataaaaaagatgataataGTAAGTGTATGGTGCATCCAAACTAATCCTTCAGATCGACCATCGATGGCCAAGGTGATAGAGATGTTAGAAGGTACTCTTTTATCTCTACAATTTCCACCAAAACCTTTCCTCGATTCCCCTACAAGGTCACCTTAA
- the LOC108988022 gene encoding protein PCF11-like, with protein MCVFLYMIEMATLQKFKLLATQCAVVAGSPTQSPSASPVIHLRRRKTLRMLLNRADRRGRFSRQEDSPELRNRGSDLNRAPDNKKKQKKEKNEEVRIRHKLKDLFVSSPPLEDRVSDKRFQNEEQEQEQQEQQQQQQQQLVGTLPENGSLGGGGSPAHRRGRSGGAGSFRPITATFRYRLLRRAWRPVLVTIPE; from the coding sequence atgtgtgttttCTTGTACATGATAGAAATGGCTACCTTGCAGAAATTCAAGCTCCTAGCCACTCAGTGCGCCGTAGTGGCCGGAAGCCCAACTCAGAGCCCATCGGCGAGCCCTGTAATCCACCTCCGCCGCCGAAAGACCCTCCGAATGCTCCTCAATCGCGCCGATCGGCGTGGACGTTTCTCTCGCCAAGAAGACTCCCCGGAGCTCCGCAACAGGGGTTCGGATCTCAATCGCGCGCCGGATAAtaagaagaagcagaagaaggagaagaacgAGGAGGTTAGGATCCGGCACAAGCTGAAGGACCTGTTTGTTTCCTCGCCTCCGCTTGAAGATAGAGTTTCGGACAAGAGATTCCAAAacgaagaacaagaacaagaacaacaagagcagcaacagcaacagcaacaacaatTGGTCGGGACGCTACCCGAAAACGGGAGTCTCGGTGGTGGTGGCAGCCCTGCTCATCGGCGTGGCAGAAGCGGAGGAGCCGGTTCTTTCAGGCCAATAACGGCGACGTTTCGGTATAGATTGCTGAGAAGAGCATGGCGACCCGTACTCGTTACCATCCCAGAGTAG